One segment of Carya illinoinensis cultivar Pawnee chromosome 13, C.illinoinensisPawnee_v1, whole genome shotgun sequence DNA contains the following:
- the LOC122291761 gene encoding non-structural maintenance of chromosomes element 4 homolog A-like codes for MPKTRSRGVGTEGAFAAVKRERVSLDGDGGDSSAAGDHDESTRSNQLDRRVLRSKYLAVMNLIHDEREDLTRADSDKFSTIIGEVERLHELVQKPREQVADAEALLGIANTLATSVKSHSSEGITPAEFVNCLLKEYGQSHGAVATQESAKIMLHWKDIGIAVAPIFSKAHGCATMIGPMDTELKQRKTVVHRKRAKPAETARPEEVNDNGEEGKTDTDKNMSTMFEILRKKKRVRLESLILNMKSFAQTVENLFALSFLVKDGRAEITVNENGSHIVSPRNAPAANSVISGEVAYGHFVFRFDFKDWKLMMDAVAVGEELMPHRKSSNSAASEAEPGVKYSQASLPTTPIRKLSRNRGLVVQEESIVEESPDNEDGVSKGANAIRRCKRKLT; via the exons ATGCCGAAGACTAGAAGCAGAGGCGTTGGCACCGAAGGTGCATTCGCGGCAGTGAAGCGCGAGCGCGTCAGCCTCGACGGAGACGGAGGAGACAGCTCGGCGGCGGGAGACCACGATGAGTCTACCCGCTCGAACCAGTTGGATCGGCGGGTGCTCCGGTCTAAGTACCTGGCAGTCATGAATCTGATTCATG ATGAGAGAGAGGATTTAACAAGGGCGGACTCGGATAAGTTCAGCACCATCATTGGCGAAGTGGAGAGGTTGCATGAATTAG TTCAGAAGCCAAGGGAGCAAGTTGCTGATGCGGAGGCACTGTTGGGCATTGCTAATACTTTGGCGACATCTGTTAAATCGCATTCCAGTGAGGGTATTACGCCTGCAGAGTTTGTTAACTGTTTGCTTAAGGAGTATGGACAATCCCATGGGGCAGTTGCCACCCAAGAGAGTGCTAAGATTATGCTCCATTGGAAAGATATTGGTATTGCTGTTGCACCCATCTTTAGTAAGGCTCATGGATGTGCCACCAT gattggGCCTATGGATACTGAGTTGAAGCAACGGAAGACCGTGGTTCACAGAAAGCGTGCAAAGCCAGCTGAAACTGCTCGTCCTGAAGAG GTTAACGACAATggggaagaaggaaaaacagaTACTGATAAGAATATGTCAACAATGTTTGAGATCTTAAGGAAGAAGAAGCGTGTTAGACTTGAGAGTTTGATATTGAATATGAAGTCCTTTGCACAGACAGTAGAAAATTTATTTGCTCTGTCATTCTTAGTCAAAGATGGGCGAGCTGAAATAACTGTGAACGAAAATGGTTCTCATATTGTTT CTCCAAGGAATGCTCCTGCAGCAAACTCTGTTATTTCTGGGGAGGTTGCCTACGGTCATTTTGTGTTCAGATTTGATTTTAAGGATTGGAAG TTAATGATGGATGCTGTTGCAGTTGGCGAGGAGTTGATGCCACACAGGAAAAGCTCAAACTCAGCTGCCTCTGAAGCAGAGCCAGGAGTGAAGTATTCACAAGCATCATTACCCACAACACCAATAAGGAAACTGAGCAGGAACCGTGGCCTGGTGGTGCAGGAAGAATCCATTGTAGAAGAATCTCCCGACAACGAAGATGGTGTGTCTAAGGGAGCCAATGCAATCCGTAGGTGTAAGCGTAAGCTGACATGA
- the LOC122292766 gene encoding enoyl-[acyl-carrier-protein] reductase [NADH], chloroplastic-like, translating into MATTAAPSLQIAAVRPSIFSSCRLFKSGAVILGGNSKAAPWNKLTSACHISSVQPFQLGFTSSSKRFDKVVTKAMSEASENKPITGLPIDLRGKRAFIAGVADDNGYGWAIAKSLAAAGAEILVGTWVPALNIFESSLRRGKFDESRVLPDGSLMNIAKVYPLDAVFDNPEDVPEDVKANKRYAGSSNWTVQEVAESVKKDFGSIDILVHSLANGPEVSKPLLETSRKGYLAAISASSYSYVSLLKHFVPIMNPGGSSISLTYIASERIIPGYGGGMSSAKAALESDTQVLAFEAGRKHKIRVNTISAGPLGSRAAKAIGFIEKMIDYSFANAPLQKELSAGEVGNTAAFLASPLASAITGAVIYVDNGLNAMGVGVDSPIFENLGIPKDKH; encoded by the exons ATGGCAACAACTGCAGCACCTAGCCTGCAAATTGCAGCAGTGAGACcctccattttttcttcttgcAGACTTTTCAAGTCAGGTGCTGTAATCCTTGGTGGTAATTCCAAGGCAGCACCATGGAATAAGCTTACAAGTGCATGTCACATATCGTCTGTACAACCTTTCCAGCTCGGCTTTACATCATCCTCCAAAAGATTCGATAAGGTTGTTACTAAGGCAATGTCTGAAGCTAGTGAAAACAAGCCTATCACAGGTTTGCCAATTGATTTGAGAG GTAAGAGGGCATTTATTGCTGGTGTAGCTGATGACAATGGATATGGTTGGGCCATAGCAAAATCCCTTGCTGCTGCGGGTGCTGAAATTCTTGTGGGCACTTGGGTCCCT gctttgaatatttttgaaTCCAGCCTACGACGTGGGAAGTTTGATGAATCACGAGT GTTGCCAGATGGCTCTTTGATGAATATTGCTAAAGTATATCCTTTAGATGCAGTTTTTGACAACCCCGAGGATGTACCTGAAGAT GTGAAAGCAAACAAACGGTATGCAGGATCTAGCAATTGGACTGTTCAG GAAGTTGCTGAATCTGTGAAGAAGGATTTTGGCAGCATCGACATCCTTGTTCACTCACTTGCAAATGGGCCTGAG GTCAGTAAACCTCTGTTGGAGACATCCAGGAAAGGATATCTTGCAGCTATATCTGCATCAAGTTACTCCTATGTTTCTTTACTGAagcattttgttccaataatgaATCCAG GTGGTTCTTCAATTTCTCTTACGTATATTGCTTCCGAGAGGATTATACCTGG ATATGGTGGAGGCATGAGTTCTGCAAAAGCTGCTCTGGAAAGTGACACGCAA GTGCTTGCTTTTGAAGCGGGCAGAAAACATAAAATCAGAGTCAACACAATATCTGCCG GTCCACTTGGGAGTCGTGCTGCAAAAGCAATTGGATTTATTGAGAAGATGATTGACTATTCATTTGCCAATGCACCTCTTCAAAAAGAATTATCTGCAG GGGAAGTGGGGAACACAGCTGCCTTTCTAGCATCACCTTTGGCTTCTGCTATCACTGGTGCTGTTATATATGTTGACAATGGCCTGAACGCAATGGGTGTTGGAGTGGACAGTCCAATATTTGAGAATCTTGGTATTCCAAAAGATAAGCACTAG